The Hyla sarda isolate aHylSar1 chromosome 1 unlocalized genomic scaffold, aHylSar1.hap1 SUPER_1_unloc_9, whole genome shotgun sequence genomic sequence atttcacacattctgaacatggaaatggcttctcccctgtgtgagttctttgatgtttaacaagatctgatttctgagcaaaacatttcccacactctgaacatgaaaatggcttctctcctgtgtgagttctttgatgtacaacaagacctgatttataattaaaacatttcccacattctgaacatgaaaatggcttctctcctgtgtgagttctttcatgTACAACAAGACATGATTTAAaagcaaaacattttccacattctgaacatgaaaatggcttctctcctgtgtgatttctttgatgtacaacaaggtctaatttataagtaaaacatttcccacattctgaacatgaaaatggcttctctcctgtgtgagttctttgatgtacaacaaggtatgatttctgagtaaaacatttcccacattctgaacatggaaatggcttctctcctgtgtgagttctttgatggcgAACAAGACCTTGTTTCccagtaaaacatttctcacattgtggacatgaaaacggcttctctcctTTGTAGCTTCTCTTATGTCtcacaagatttgatttcttggtaaaacactttccacattctgaacatgaatatggccttTCCTTTGCACAATCTTtctgatgtccaacaccccttctgtgacttttattttgctgaacatcctgtgatgagtgagaagacaggacctgtatataaggatgagatgacagatcttggctgtgaagggctgagggtgtatctgggataatggaatgttcttcatatgtatcttgtgtgatatcatcatctgctttataatctgaagatataagattctcctctgatctcctggtacaagaatctgcagagaataacacagattttatttttgAGTATTAACCCCTAACAACCCAGGACATTTTTGCATTTCTAAGCAATAGCACTTTGTAAAGATTTACTGCAAAACTGAAGAAAGATAGTTGCTATGATAGCGGAGCAGCCATACaacagtggtgtcaaactgtggccctccagatgttgcaaaacttcaactcccagcatgcctggacaccaaaGGTCCTCTAGAGGATGCACAATGTCcccaaaggtaaatcaaggcttccctctgaagttttgcaacatctggagggccacaggttgacaCCACTGCCTTACAAGGAGCAGGGACACCAGTCTTTGACAATCATGTGGACACAGCCTCAGGGAAAATCACTGCTATGGGGCCCGGTCAGGGAACAAATGACCGTGCCCCCCAATCCACATGACCCCGCAGGTTATAATGGAGCAGTCATCCAAACCGCCCCCTTTATAATCCTCATGCCAGCCAGAGAATTcaggcaaaggataggggatacgttatagatcacgggggtccgacccttgggactccctgcaatctcctgaatggggccctggcagtctgcttaAAGGGGGCGGACCGACCCTGCATGGAGCGACagctgacactccccctccatgtatcccatagagatatatggagggggtgtgtcggccgcggcATCCTGTGGGGGTCAGAACGGccgcttcctgcagactgccggggccccgttcaggagatcgcgggggtccgatctataacctatcccctatcctgtctaggcagacagtatcacattttTGTCTTTTGTCTATTAATGTGTATAGAAAGACTTATGTCCTAATAAAGTTAGAGAAATTTTCCTGGAACCAAGTTAAAAGAGGAACctttatttttaatgattttcGCTCACGACTCGCCAGCCGCACCTATACCTCCATTTGGACCCACAAAAGTGACCCGAACCGGAACATTTCTGTATCAGAGGGAAAGAAtaaagggatttaaaggggtactctactgctagacatcttattccttatccaaaggatgggggataggatgtctgatcgcgggggtccggctgctgggacccccaggatctcccgCAGCACAGGGCGTTCTAAAATAAACtccagtgacgtcacgaccacgccccatcGCGATTtcgcgtcccctccattcatgtgtatcggagggggcgtgtaatctgacacgccccctccaatagacacgaatagagggggcatgaaaatgacatcacaaggggccgtGGCTGTGACATTATGATCACGGCCtctggctccgagcgttctgaacaaaaagttaaaaacaccgaagcaccgaagtacccctttaaccccttaatgaccaagcccattttcacctcaaggaccaggccaattttatttttgcgtgttcgttttttcctcctcgccttctaaaatccataactcctttatatttccatctacagacccatataagggcttgttttatgcgtgaccaattgcactttgtaatgaaacctctaattttaccataaaatgtacggcgaaccccccccaaaaaatttttagggaggaaattttaatgaaaagcaaaatgttgcacattttggaaggttttgttttcacgctgtacactttacggtaaaaattataggtgttctttattctgtgggtcaataagattaaaatgatacccatgggtagatacttttatatttttgtaccgcttaaaaaaagtcaaaaactttttgtacaaaatcagtaatctaaaatcgccctattttgaccacctataactttttcatttttccatatataggccggtatgagggctcattttttgtgccgtcatctgtactttttttagataccacatttgcatatataaaacttttagatcattttttattatttttttaaataaaatgtgacaaaaaagcaggatttgtggactttaaaaattttttacgtttacgccattcaccgtacgggatcattaacattatattttgatagttcgaacatttacacacacggcaataccaaatatgtttattaaaaaaagttttatgctttttgggggtaaaataggaaaaacggataattttcatttttattggggtaggcgatttttccctttttttttactttttatttttaaatgtttcaactttttttttttttacactttttatgtccccataggagactatctatagcaatcatttgattgctaatactgtgcagtgctatgcataggacacagcactgatcagtattatcggtgatcctctgctcgatcgcagaccagagcagaagaccccgggagacagccggagctaggtaaggggacctccggctgtcatgctggatgatcggatccccgcggcagcgctgcgggcaatccgatcatccaatcagtattgatcacggcatctgaggggttaatggcggacatctgcgcgatcgcctaGTCACAGAATCCTCtggggataaatgtttgatcacgcggggtcccgtttgtgtatctccggctctcccatagagattcatggagaGACATGTCGGGCACCACTTGGTGCGGCGGTCGACAGTAATCCCTGCACGGAGCAGAGGTCACCTGTGCCTGGAGAGATctggggtgctgggcaggagatcacgggagtcTAGGCAGTCggacccctcacgatcagacacttatcccctctcctcagGATTCTTTGGAAGGTACCAGCGCCATCTTGTGTAGCGGTTCGGACATAAGTTTGCAGCTTCTTTGTCGATGACTGACCCCTGGTAGGACCCATAGTTGGGGTAACTGAACTAAGGCTTTTCGGGGTCTTTGTGGCAGAAGAAAGTGTCCAGGACAATTAAAGACATGGGATCTATGCAGAGTTACTGCAACATGAGTCCGCTCAGCGTACAAAAAGGAAGAGAACGACTCcaggaagacgtcacctgttagTCACTGCTGGTAtgtactgctatatggtctctatatggaggaatattattctgtatataatgtgtttcataaacagtatggcggtattattcagtcactatgtagtgGTGATGGTATCAAGTCAACTGCTATAGAGTCAAtataggggggagggggataGTATTTGCCCTGAAGTCCCAAAGATTCTAGTTACACCAATACTTCCcgaaaatattattgcagccggTGACTGAATAGAATCTATGAACCTTCTCtgtatttagtggttactactcacctgggcggttacctgtaggaatgtcctccttatactgctcatcaccactcacatctgtGTCTTCTTCTACTTTTACTATTATGTGTGTAGTATTAAAATAGattagatctttccctgtaggaatgtcctccttatactgctaatCACTGCTcaaatctgtctcttcttcttcctcatttatatctgtagtattaatatagatcagatcttaccctgtaggaatgtcctccttatactgttcaTCATTGCTCACATCTGGCTCAAAGTGAGAATGTTGAGCTCTTATTGTTTGGATAGAATTATTTCaaattcagtggaaaaaaaatagcaattagcttttttttccacaaattctttatttgtgggacatcattttggtcgcttttgaaatggaggaaatgcgccccaCATCATGCTGtttgtcccgggctgggcagtaccccatatctggttgcctgacagcCTGGTAgggccaagaaggagaggagccccctttggctatCAGGACATCaatatatgaattatagaccccactccatgtctgcaaaggatcggagctgtcagaacccccacaagtgtatTGTCTGGACCAGGGagcgctctgattggtccttggtcttcTAGCAGTGACGCGCGGCTGTCTTTGACAGTTAtagttcctgatggatatatccgccatgttgtgggaataatcatccgctcatggtgaatatatccatcactgggtgTTTGGGTGATCGTCCCCATTCATACGGCATTTCTGCAGTATCGGTGTCCGCTGTCATGTCAGAAAAGGGATCCAATGTATACTGGActcgtctcattcagaaatgactgcagctgctacagtatacgtcagcatcattaTTATTGACTTGATGCTGACGGATATCTGTAACATAAcgctgaaacgcagtatgaacgggacgcagtgtagggtcacatagagcgcagagtatttcacactgcggatgcccccggcagtcacaagggcgagatcactgctgcggctgggtagctcagtgtgtccgctcatgactgccggtgggaaatccaacgctatgagtggacacacaaagatacccagccgcagcagggagctcactattgtgactgctgccgggcatccgcagcatgtaatatgggatgtgcgccgtgtaatcctacacattatgcatttttacttttcatttatttaataaatgtattttttattttctttacatttttttttacacggttCCGGCAATGCAGCAGGCCCCTGCCtgccggggattacacacagcaccctgcggtcgtgctgcggggtgctgcagggaagacagagggagctccctccatcaaaacacttacagcccgcgatcACTTCTgatcgcggctgtaagggttaaactgctgggacCAAAGTTTACTTAGGTCCCGGCAATGCGgcagggtcctggctgtgtgttacagccgagtccctgctgtGATCTTGTGGGTACACTGGACAGTACCCACaagaaccatggacgtgtatattcGTCCAGGTGCTGGAACGTGCATCCCCCTGgacatgtatactcgtccatggtcgttatggtGTTAACGGAAAACTCTAGTACTTGAGTACTTATCCCCTAGTTACAGAATCCtggggggataaatgtctgattgtgaggggtccgaccactgagacccACGTGATTTCCTGCCTGGCATCCCGTTTgtatatctccggctctcccatagagatttataGAGAGGCATGTCGGGCACCTCTTCATGCAGTGGTTGACAGTAATCCCTGCACGGAGCGGAGGTCACTTGTgcccagaggagctgggaggcCCCAGCCTGACATATgttttgggggagggggatggTATTCCAAAATTTGGCCTGTAGTCCCAGAGATTCTAGTTACACCACTACTTCCCCCAAAATATTATTCTAGCCAGTGACTGAATAGAATCTGTGACCCTTCTCTGTATTTAGTGATCACTACTTACCTGGGTGGTTACCTGTAGAAATGTCCTtaaactgctcatcaccgctcacatctgtctcttctgcttttactattatgtctggagcattattatagatcagatctttttctgtagaaatgtcctccttatactgctcatcaatgctcacatctgtctcttcttcctttatgtctgtagcattattattgatcagatctttccctgtaggaatgtccaccttatactgctcattaccgctcacatctgtctcttcttcttcttcttttatgtatgtagcattattatagatcacatctttccctgtaggaatgtcctccttatactgctcatcactacgtacatctgtctcttgttcttcttcctttatgtctgtaccattaatatagatcagatctttctcagtaggaatgttctccttatactgctcatcaccgctcacatctgtctcttgttcttcctttatgtctgtagtattaatatagatcagatcttttcctgtagaAATGACTTCCTTATACtggtcatcaccgctcacatctgtctcttcttctacttcctttatgtctgtagcattaatataaaagagatctttccctgtaggaatgtcctccttatactgctcatcaccgctcacatctgtctcttcttcctttatgtctgtagcattaatatagatgagatctttccctgtagtaatgTCCTTCATATTCTGTTCATCAAGAGGacagggacacctctctggtgctgttctcttacaggatctgactgtagggaacacatacagagactgaattcattctttacatacaaataatgagaggacgtgtgtatatagtcatgtctattacctggtgatgtgaggggctgctgatcctccatcatgacctgatccttgtactgatccttgtgtccttctacatactcccactcctccatggagaaatagaccgccacgtcctgacaccttataggaacctgtattgtgaataaacatttaattctatacaattccaggatgttatatggagacatttgaggggatattcctgcacatgatttatcttcttgctctcggatgatgaggtgaatacttgtcggggcagatcctctatattatggtCACATGTCCCGAACTGACCACAAGTCTCATGACccagctgtcagttcaggtcattatacccaaagcgcccgtcccatggagtgtaaggagttaagtgatatttcatagtatcactgctcccctcccccgggactatatagatggctgcttaCTGTCTGGCCCCTAAGGATAGAATTGGCAGTGCTGTGCGCCACTTAACCCTAGCTAGACTGGTTGTTCTTATCCCAGCAAGTAGAAGGGACAATAAGCAGCTATCTGTATAGTGTGTGGCCCCAAAAAAGGTAAGTGGCAATGCATCaccatcatttaactccttcatggctgactgggcaggaggtatataatgtatagccatGGGCCCAGCTCCGAAGCAGGAGATGCATCAAATCTGgcatatcttctgctcttgtgcagTAAACCCCTTTCAGAGCAGGGACTCTTGTCATTAAAGTGATAAGATTTGGAGGGGAGGGAGGCCGCTGAAAGTCTATGACGCACAGTCAGGAGTTCAGCACGATTCATCGCCCCTAGGTCCTACCTGCTATCAGCATCTGGGACtcattgctaatgccggacatcaccaatgccaaaaatctatttccggtagctcagtggagctgataaggacacccacagtgaaatagcggggtcccggtcagctgagagaacgggtggaggtccctaacctcgctccacgctgtctgaacgacgctccaatcctgcaggcagcctcagcatcacagcattgatcagtgtatgtaatctatagattccatgtaatagtctacTACAGGGACTACAAAACTGGGAATAAGGTAAAAAGAACATTAacttaatgtgaataagcccctcccctaataaacgaTTGAATCTTCCCCATtaaccaatttttttaaataaaattatgtaaacaaaaaataaatctaaacatatgtgtaaccgcacggtcaatggcgtaaacgtaaaaaaatacaacttcacGGGCCAAAAGAAAAgtcttaaaaagcgatcaa encodes the following:
- the LOC130298314 gene encoding LOW QUALITY PROTEIN: zinc finger protein 271-like (The sequence of the model RefSeq protein was modified relative to this genomic sequence to represent the inferred CDS: deleted 2 bases in 1 codon), whose translation is MEEWEYVEGHKDQYKDQVMMEDQQPLTSPVRSCKRTAPERCPCPLDEQNMKDITTGKDLIYINATDIKEEETDVSGDEQYKEDIPTGKDLFYINATDIKEVEEETDVSGDDQYKEVISTGKDLIYINTTDIKEEQETDVSGDEQYKENIPTEKDLIYINGTDIKEEEQETDVRSDEQYKEDIPTGKDVIYNNATYIKEEEEETDVSGNEQYKVDIPTGKDLINNNATDIKEEETDVSIDEQYKEDISTEKDLIYNNAPDIIVKAEETDVSGDEQFKDISTGNHPDSCTRRSEENLISSDYKADDDITQDTYEEHSIIPDTPSALHSQDLSSHPYIQVLSSHSSQDVQQNKSHRRGVGHQKDCAKERPYSCSECGKCFTKKSNLVRHKRSYKGEKPFSCPQCEKCFTGKQGLVRHQRTHTGEKPFPCSECGKCFTQKSYLVVHQRTHTGEKPFSCSECGKCFTYKLDLVVHQRNHTGEKPFSCSECGKCFAFKSCLVVHERTHTGEKPFSCSECGKCFNYKSGLVVHQRTHTGEKPFSCSECGKCFAQKSDLVKHQRTHTGEKPFPCSECVKCFTQKSDLVLHQRTHTGEKPFSCSECGKCFAQKSDLIKHQRIHTGEKPFPCSECVKCFTQKSDLVLHQRTHTGEKPFSCSECGKCFAQKSDLVVHRKTHSGEKPFSCAECGKCFAQKSILVNHQITHTGDKPFLCSECGKCFTRKSDLVVHRKTHTGEKPFSCSNTGENMKQKSTASIQKNDGHQRDHTGKKPYSCSECGKCFSFKSGLVTHQRTHTGEKPFSCSECGKCFNQKSILVVHKRTHTGEKPFSCSECGKCFTFQSSLVKHQRTHTGEKPFSCLECGKCFAQKSDLVKHQRTHTGKKPFSCSKCGKCFTQKPHLVVHQITHTGEKPFSCSKCGKCFTQKSSLHQHQRRTHTGEKSIQRNN